CGCGGTCCGACGGCCAGACGCGGCTCGTGGCGACGTCCACCGACGATCCCGCCGAACTGGACCAGACCCTGGCCTGGCTCGACGCCGACACCGATCGGTGGTCGCAACTGAGCGGTGACGCGATGCTCCAGGTCGGCGATCGGGATCCGGTGTTCGTGACCGAAGCGGCGGCGCCGGAAGCGGAGTCGTCGTCGACCGGCGCTATCGTCGGCGGCGTGATCGCGGCGGTGGCCGTCGTCGCGGCGGCGGCGGTCGTGGCCTGGACCCTGCTACGTCGGCGGCGCGCCCGGTCGTCATGACCATCCTGGATGCCGAACGGCCCGGCGACACCCGCGGATTCGGTGACCGACTGCGGGACAACATTCTACTGCGCCTGGTACTGCGGTGGGTGGTGCTCGTCGGCATGGCCGTCTTCGCCTACTGGTCGACCCTCGATGCGATCCTGGTGGAGGCGAAGTCGGGCACCCTGATCACCTACCTGCCGGCCGCCGTCGTGTTGACGCTGATGGCCTGCATCGGGATCGGCCTCCGGCAGGGGGACGAGTTCCCGATCTATGACCGGCAGACCGACATCATCGTCGGGACCGTCACCCTGGTCCTGTCCCTCTGCATCGAGGCGATGCTCACCCCGCGCTACGCGAGCACCTATCTGTCGTTGCACATCGATCTGCTGTCGATGTGGCTGTTCCTGCTGGGCGGGGCGGTCATGTTGTTCGGTCTGCGGCCGGTCGCACGCTATCGGTGGGCGTGGTTCCTGTTGTTGTCGATCTTCCCGTTGCCGTACCGGATCCTGGTGATCACCTTCGGCGCGACGCGCGTCGCGGCAAGCATCGTGATGCTGATTCTCGCGGTCGGGGCCGCCGCCGTCGCGGTGGGTCGCACTCGCCGCCGCGGGCTCGCCGGCGCAGCGCTGGCGGCGGTCGCCGGGATCATGGTGCTCGTCGCCCTGAAGGTCTACGCGCCCGATGCGCCGATCTACGTCTACCAGTGGGTCCCGCCGGTCGCTTGCGTGTTCGTGACGGGCGTGGTGATGTACATCGACCAACGACGCGACTGGGGTCACCTCAAGCCCCTGGAGCGGCCGCTCAATCCGATCACCGCACCGGATGTCCTCCGCGGCACGATCTTCACCGCGCTGGTGGCGGTGCTGATCACGCTGATCCCGGTACCCGACATCCGGCCGAGCGCGGGCGTGACCGTCCCCGGTCTGAACATGACCCCGCCACTGTCGGTGCCCTCGAATTGGCGTCAGGTCAGCGTGAAGCCCTACGACGTGTCCAGCCTGTACGGGCCCGGCGCCGCCGCCACCCGCCAAGACCTCCGCCAGGCCGAGGGAGACGTGAAGTACGACAAGTTCTCCCGGCCGCGCAAGGTGGTCGTCGATGCGATCACGACGTCGCGCCCACTGACCCTCGACGTCTATTCCACCATCGTCGACTACAACCTCGTCGGGGACCGCTTCAGTCGTCGGGTCCCGGTGCCGCTGCCACATGGGATGAACGGCGTCCTGCAGACCATCGTCGACGACACGAACTTCCTCACCTACAACCGCCTCGTCTGGCGCTGGAACGACGGCGGGGTGGCCCAACAGGTGTCGCTGATCTCGGTCGACGACCACGAGCCCGACGCCATCTTCCCGCAACCGCAACTCACCCTCTGGCGAAACGTCAACTCGCTCATCACCGTGCTGTTCCGCGGAAACTCGGTCACCGAGGACAAGACGCCGGTGTTCAAGGACCGGGACCTGCTCGTGATGTGCGCGTCGGATCTCATCGAGACCCAGATCGACAAGATCGGTCAGGTGTCGTCATGACCCATCGCGCCGGCGGTGACGACAGGATCGGGGACAACACGAACGGGGACAACCTGCCCGGCTACACGTGGAGCGACGTCGCCGGGCACGCCGACCGCGACGTCCCGGCCCTGCTCGCCGACGAGGACTACCGGCAACGGTCGCTGCACGACGCTGTCGAGGGCCTGCGGGAACAGCAGCCGCTGATGTCGGCGTCGGTGGCCTTCACCCGCGGTCAGAAACTCATCGGGTTCGGTCTGATCGCGGTCATCGCGGTCGCCTTCGTCCTCGCCCCGGTCGGCACCGCCGCCACCCTGATCTCGACGATGACCGTCGTCTACATCATGTCGCTGGTGGATCGCGTCCTGATCTTCCGGCGTGGACTCGTCAACGGCGCCATCGTCGTCGGCGACGACGAGGCCAGGTCGATCCCCGACGTCGACCTGCCGACCTACACGGTGCTGGTTCCCGCGTACAACGAACCCGAGGTGGTCGGGGACCTGGTCGCCAATCTCGAGGCCCTCGAGTACCCGGTCGAGAAGATCCAGGTGCTCCTGCTGCTCGAGGCCGACGATGACGTGACGATCGCCGCGGCACAGACGGTGTCGCACCACGCGTGGGTGACCGTGGTGCTGGTCCCGCCGGCCCAGCCGCGGACGAAACCCAAGGCGTGCAACTACGGTCTGCACTTCGCGACCGGTGACATCGTCACCATCTACGACGCCGAGGACAAACCGGACCCGCTTCAGTTGCGGCGCGTGGCAAAGGCATTCGCCGATCTCGACGACGACGTCGTATGCGTCCAGGGCAAGCTCAGCTTTCACAACGCCACCGACAACATGTTGACCGCGTGGTTCACCGCCGACTACGGGATCTGGTTCGGCTACCTGCTGCCCGGCATCATGGCCAGCCGGTCTCCCATCCCGCTCGGCGGCACCTCCAATCACTTCCGCCGGACTGTCCTCGACGAGATCGGCGCGTGGGATCCGTTCAACGTCACCGAGGATGCGGACCTCGGTGTGCGCATCGCGGCCAACGGATTCCGGACCGCGGTGATCGACTCGGTGACACTGGAGGAGGCCAACGTCGACGGGATCAACTGGGTCCGGCAGCGATCGCGTTGGTACAAGGGCTACATGCAGACGTGGCTCGTCCACATGCGCCAGTTCCGCAGGCTCTGGCGGATTCTGGGCCCGGTGCAGATCTACCGATTCACGCTGCTGTTGGCGGGCACCCCGTTCATCGCCTGTGTGAACATGATCTTCTGGCTCATCCTGGTCGTCTGGATCACCGGGCAGCCGGCGGTGATCGCCGACCTCTTCCCCGGACCCATCTACTACCTCGCGCTCATCTCGTTGATCTTCGGCAACGGTGCGGCCATCTACATGAACCTGATCGCGATCCGCGAAGACGATCGCAGCGAACTCTTCTGGCCGGCCCTGGCGGTGCCCCTGTACTGGGTGATGATGAGTGTCGCCGCCATCAAGGGCATGTGGCAGCTGATCCTCAATCCGTCCTATTGGGAGAAGACCTTTCACGGTCTCGCGTCGACCCCATCGAAGGAATCCGGGACCGCTGCGGACGCCGAGCGGGATGCCGACGACACCGCCGACAGTGAGGGCGCCACATGAGGGGACGGTCGGTCGTCGGCGTGTTCTTCCTGGTGTGGCTCGTCTACGCAGCCATCGGCATCTGGCTCTGCATGGGTCAGCAGTTCTTCATGGGCGATTCGCTGTCCAGGGTGCAGGCCGCGCAGAGCGTGCTGTTCAGCCGGGACCCGCACCTGTCGGCGATCGGCTTCATCTTCACGCCGCTCACCGCGATGGCGCAGCTGCCGCTCACCGCACTCACGCCGATCTGGCCGCCGATGACCACCGAGGCCGTGTCGGCGGCGATCATGTCCGCGGGCTTCGGTGCCGGCGCGGTGATCCAGGTGTGGGGGATCGCCCGCGACCGCGGCGTCACGCCCTGGATGGGCAACGCCGTCAGCATCTGCTTCGCGATCAACCCGATGATCGTGTTCTATTCGGCGAACGGGATGAGCGAGGCGCCGTTCATCTTCTTCCTCACCTGGACGGTCCGTCGCCTGTTGCGCTGGGCCGACACCGACGACGTGCACGAACTCATCGTCGCGGCGGTGGCATTGGCGCTCGGCTATCTGACGCGTTACGACGGTGGCGCGGCGGCGGTGGCGGCCGCGGGATTCGTCGCCGTCGTCACCTTCCGCCGCGCGGACCGCACGAAACGCTACCGACGCGTGGTGATGGACGTCGCGCTCGTCGAACTGCCCAGCGCGGTGGCCTTTTTCGTCTGGGCCTTCACCAGCTGGCTGATCACCGGGAATCTGTTCGCCCAGTTCTCCTCGCAATACGGCAACACCGCGATCCTCGAACAGACCGTGGGCAGTGAGGGATCGGCCACGACGTCGGCGATTCGGTTCGCGCTGTCCGAACTGGTGATCCTCGCACCGCTGTTCGCGATCGTTCTGCCGATGGTGGCCGTGATCCGCTTCCGCAGGCGACGCCTCTACCCGTTGATGGTCGGCCTCGCGGTGATCGGCGCCGTCCTCGCCTTCCAGATCCTGAGCTACGTACGCGGCACCACGTTCGGTTTCATGCGCTTCTACATCACGGTCATCCCACTCTCCGCGATCGTGGCGCTGCTGGCCCTGCCCGCCACCCGGCCCAGTCCGTTCCGGCGCCTCGGCCGGCATGCTGAACCGCCGCCGGTCGGGACCGTCGGGCGCCACCCGATCGGCTATCGCGTCGCGGCGGTGGTCGCCGCGCTGTCGATGGTCGTGGCGATCCCGACCACCGCGGCCGGGATGAACACCAGCACCTACGGAAATCAGGAGTTCGCACTCGGTGCCCTCCTGGTGCCACGTCCGGACTCGACGGATCCCCACCTCCTCGATGCGCAGAAGGTCGCCCGGGCGTTCTCGACGGAGCGGGAGATCGCACAGTACCTCGACTCGCTGCATCTGCCGGACGGCAGCGTCATCTGCGACACCGTCTTCGGATTCGCGGTGGTCGTGCGCTCGACGCGACCGAAGCAGTTCGTGATCCCGTCGGATCAGGACTTCACCAACATCCTCAACGATCCCGCCCTGAACGGTGTGCAGTACATCCTCACGGTCCCCAAAGAGGGTCGCGGCGAGTCCGATGCCATCAACACGCGGTATCCCACCATCTACGAGAACGGGGCACAGATCGGGGTGCTGACGCTGGAGGCCCGCAACCAGGGGGCCTATCTGCCGACCTGGCGGATCTACCGCGTGCTCGACTGACGGCACTCTGCGGTACGTGTCACCGGCTGTTCTGGCGGATCACCGACCACGCGGGGTCGTCGGGTCCGATGTCGAAGCTGCAGCTCGACTTTCGCGGATCCGGGACAAAGGCCCAGAGCAGGGCGCCGGCGGTGCCGGCATCGCGCTGGGCCTCGATCTTCGCGCGGAATCGGGAGGCCCGTTCGGTGAGGTCCAGGCACGAGCCGGCGTGGATGCCGATCTCGTTGACCATCAGCGGCTTTCCGAGTCGCCGGGCGGTCTCGAGGCGCGCTTCGAGACTCTGATCGCCCTGGCCGGGCATGGTCGATCGTTCGTCGTAGTCATGGAAGTCGAGCACGTCGACGCCGGCCGACGCGGCGACTGTCGCGTAGTCGGCGCCCTCGGTGCCACATTGATCGCCGCCGACGAGACCGGAGAAGATGGGATGGCGGTCGTCGAGGGATCGGATCTTCGCGCCGACGTCGTCGAAGAATCGACGCAGGACCTGGCCCGCGCCGCTGTGGCAGGTACGTTGCTGCCACTCGCACCCGCCGGCTCCGGTCCCGGCAGGACAATCGCTGGTCTCCGGTTCTCCGATCGGCTCCCAGCCCGCCAGCGCGTGTTCGTCGTGCCACCGTTCGATCGCCATCCCGACCCATTGCTGGTAGGTCAGTTTTCCGCTCGACGTCGTTGTGCGCCAACCATCCTGATACCAGGATCGGGGCTTGAAGACATCGTCCTCGCAGGCGCCCTCGTTCGATGTCAAGACCGGGAGGACCATCTGATCGTGCCGCTCGGCGGCGGCGAAGACCGCGTCCAGCGGGGCGAAATTGATCATGGCGGTGTTCTTGTCGACGGCGAACGCCGCGAACAAGTTGAAACGGGTGAGCGAGCGTTCGGGGAGCCGGGCGAAGTAGTCGTCGAGATCCACCTCGGCGCCGCAGCCCTTGTTCACCGACCAGTCGGTTCCGAGCTGGTAGGCGTCGAGGCCTGCGGGCCACCAGGGCGCCCCGTCGAGGCGGAGACCGCCGGGCGTGGTCGAGACGCGACCGCCGAAATCATCTGCGGTGGAGGTCCGGACGGGATCCCCGACGCCTGGTTGGGCGCAGGCCGCCAGGACCAGTCCACAGAGGACCAGAACGAGCAGCCTGGAGGGGTTCCGCGGGCGCATGGGCCACATTCACGAAGCCTACTCGCCGGCCGACCGTCTAGGGTGCGGTCATGGGCGGATCATTCGGACGGTGGAGGCGGGGCGTGGGGACGCTCGGAGTCCTGGGATGCGCGTTGGTGTCCGTCGCCGGTTGCGGTCCGGGCGACGATGCCGGCGAGGCGTCGGCGGTGCGGCCGACGAGCACGACACCGACGGTGAGCAGCACGATCGCCGGACCGGTGGGCCAGGGGACACCCTCGACGACACCCGTTCTGCCGCCGCCCTACGTGGACTTCGTCGAGTGGGTGACGACCGCGGTCGGGCCGAGCCTGCAGGTCCATCCGACCGCGGCGGGTCGGCGCACGGACAACCCGCGCGGTGCCGACATCGCATGGGCGGAGGTGCTCCGACTCGAGCCCGACGCCGACACCCCCGGCATGCGAGCGCAGTTCGACTGTCACTGGGACTTCGCACGCGCCGTCGAGCCGGACAAGCCGAGTTGGAACCTCGAGCCGTCGCGGCCGGTCGTCACCGACCAGGTGATGATCGAGACCCGCTGCAACCCGGGCGCTCCCGAGGAGTGACCCCGGAGATGTCGGGGAGCGTGGCGTCGGGGTACGTCAGCGCGTCACGAACTGCCGCCGATGCCCGATCCAGCGGCAGATCACGTAGATCACGAACGAGATCGTCGTGACGAACACCGACACCGGCAGGCCCGGAGCCAGTGACACGATGAGACCGCCCACCGAGGCGACCTCGGCGAACACGACCGACAGCACGAGGACCCTCGTCGGGTTCGCGGTCAGCCGGGCCGCGGCCGCCGCCGGTGTGATCATCAGCGACATCACCAACAGTGCGCCGATGATCTGCACGCCCTGCGCACAGGCGAGTCCCATCAGGACGGCGAACACCACCGAGAGCGTCCGGATCGGGACACCGTGGGCCAGCGCCACCCGCGGATCCAGGGAGGCGAACAGCAGCGGCCGGTAGATGACCGCCATCCCCGCGACGACCACGACGGTGGTGATCGCGATGGCCGTCAGCCCGCCGGTGCCGACGCTGACGACCTGTCCGGTGAGCATCGCGAAACCCGTTCGCGCGCTTCCGTACAGGGAGAGGAACAGCACACCGAGGCCCAGGCCGAAGGCCATCACCACGCCGATCACCGAGTCCCGTTCGCGGGCACGGTTTCCCATGAATCCGAATACGGCGGCGACGATGACCGCACCGATCACCCCGCCGACGTTGATGCTGACGCCGAGCAACAACGCCGCGGCCGCGCCGGTCACCGACAACTCGCTCACGCCGTGCACGGCGAACGACATCTGCCGCGCGATGATCAGTGGTCCGAGGATGCCGCCGAGCAGGCCGAGTAGTGCGATGGCGATGAGCGACTGCTGCACGAAGCCACGCCCGAGCAGTTCGGCGGTCGAGTCGAGGTCCCAGAGTCTGCTGATCTCGATCTGCGTCGCCGCCAGAGGGGATCCGACGGTCATTGCTGAGCTGCTCGCTCTCCGTCGTGGCCGGGGACCGTCGGCGGCTCGGGCCGATGGTCGCAATGGTGGGCGTCCTCGCCGCCGATCACGAGCAGCCGTCCGTGCACCCGCAGGACCTCGACGTCGCTGCCGTAGAGGTTCGACAGCGTTTCGGTGGTCATCACCTCGTCGGGCGTACCGATCCGGAACCGGCCGCCCACCAGGTACAACACCCGGTCGACGTACGGCAGGATCGGATTGATCTCGTGGGTCACGAACACGACGGCCGTCTCGGCGTTGCGCCGGCGTTCGTCGATCAGCTCCACCACGAGCTGCTGATTGCTGGGGTCGAGGCTCGACAGGGGCTCGTCGCACAACAGCAGCGTCGGGTCGCCGGTCAGCGCCTGCGCCACCCGGAGTCGTTGCTGCTCGCCACCGGACAGCAGGCCCATCGGCGCCTCGGCGTAGGCGGTGGCACCGACTTCGGCCAGCGCGGCGTCGACGAGTCGCCTGCGGCGGGCCCGGCCGCGGAGTCCGACGCCCCACCGGCCGCCGTCCACACCGAATCCGACGAGATCGCGGCCGCGCATCGCCATCGGATCGGAGTCGTCGGCGTGCTGCTGCGGGATGTAACCGATCGCGTCGGTCACCGACAGCGCTCCGGCATCCAGCGCGTACTGACCGAGCAGACAGCGCAGGAACGACGTCTTGCCGGAACCGTTGGGGCCCAGGACCGCGATGAACTCGCCCCGGGAGATGCGCAGCGTCAGGTCGTCCCACAGCACGCGGGATCCGAATCCGAGTCGGGCGTGGTCGAACCTCGCGACGGTGTCGGACGCCGGTTCGCGCCGGGGCTCGGTCACGGGATCGGGGTGCGCCATGAGGTCAGTTTGCGGCATGCGCATCCAACGCGGAACTCAACGCGTCGATCTGGCCGGTCTGCCACGCGATGTAGTCGGTGGTGCCGTCGGGCAGGGTCTCGGTGAACTCCACCACCGGCACCTTCGCCGAATCGGCCGTCGCGCGCAGCGCCTCGGTCACCGAGTCCGACGCCTGCGTGTTGTAGATGAAGGCGTGCACGGTGCGTGAGGTGAGCAGATCCTCCATCGCGGCGCGATCGGCGGCCGACGGTGACTGACCCTCCTCGACCGACTGGGTGAATCCGGCAGGCGCGACATCGACCAGTCCGGCCTCGTCCAGCAGGTAGCCGGCGAGGGGCTCGGTCTGGGCGACCTTGGTGCCGTCGTGCGCGGTCTTGATGGCGGCGAGCTTCTCGCGCAGGCCGTCGATCTTGGTGGTGAACGCCTGTGCGTTGGCCCGGAAGGTGTCGGCGTTCGCCGGATCCTTCTCGGCGAGTGCATCGCCCACCTTGGTGGCGACCTGGCCGACGACCTCGAGGTCGTAGAAGACGTGCTCGTTCATCGAGCTGTGGTCGTGGTCGTCACCGGCGGCATGGTCGTGGGAGTCGCCCTCGAGGATCTCGAATGCGTTGACCGAGGTGACGTCGGTGCCCTCGATGGCGCTCTCCATGTAGGCGTCGTAATGGCCGCCGTTGAGCACCACGACGTCGGCGTCGGCGACCGATGCGGTGTCCGACGCGGACGGTTCGAACTCGTGCGGATCGCCCTCGGCGTTGGTGTAGAGCGAGGTCACCGTGGCCTTGTCGCCCGCGACCGCCGACGCCACCGAACCCCAGACGTTGGTCGACGTGACCACGGTCGGGGTTCCCGAGGCGGACCCGCCGCCGCTGTCGTCGCCCGAACAGCCGGCCAGGGCCAGGGCGCTCGCGCCGATCAATGCCACGGCCGCCGCCAGT
This sequence is a window from Gordonia insulae. Protein-coding genes within it:
- a CDS encoding ArnT family glycosyltransferase, with product MRGRSVVGVFFLVWLVYAAIGIWLCMGQQFFMGDSLSRVQAAQSVLFSRDPHLSAIGFIFTPLTAMAQLPLTALTPIWPPMTTEAVSAAIMSAGFGAGAVIQVWGIARDRGVTPWMGNAVSICFAINPMIVFYSANGMSEAPFIFFLTWTVRRLLRWADTDDVHELIVAAVALALGYLTRYDGGAAAVAAAGFVAVVTFRRADRTKRYRRVVMDVALVELPSAVAFFVWAFTSWLITGNLFAQFSSQYGNTAILEQTVGSEGSATTSAIRFALSELVILAPLFAIVLPMVAVIRFRRRRLYPLMVGLAVIGAVLAFQILSYVRGTTFGFMRFYITVIPLSAIVALLALPATRPSPFRRLGRHAEPPPVGTVGRHPIGYRVAAVVAALSMVVAIPTTAAGMNTSTYGNQEFALGALLVPRPDSTDPHLLDAQKVARAFSTEREIAQYLDSLHLPDGSVICDTVFGFAVVVRSTRPKQFVIPSDQDFTNILNDPALNGVQYILTVPKEGRGESDAINTRYPTIYENGAQIGVLTLEARNQGAYLPTWRIYRVLD
- a CDS encoding glycosyltransferase, yielding MTHRAGGDDRIGDNTNGDNLPGYTWSDVAGHADRDVPALLADEDYRQRSLHDAVEGLREQQPLMSASVAFTRGQKLIGFGLIAVIAVAFVLAPVGTAATLISTMTVVYIMSLVDRVLIFRRGLVNGAIVVGDDEARSIPDVDLPTYTVLVPAYNEPEVVGDLVANLEALEYPVEKIQVLLLLEADDDVTIAAAQTVSHHAWVTVVLVPPAQPRTKPKACNYGLHFATGDIVTIYDAEDKPDPLQLRRVAKAFADLDDDVVCVQGKLSFHNATDNMLTAWFTADYGIWFGYLLPGIMASRSPIPLGGTSNHFRRTVLDEIGAWDPFNVTEDADLGVRIAANGFRTAVIDSVTLEEANVDGINWVRQRSRWYKGYMQTWLVHMRQFRRLWRILGPVQIYRFTLLLAGTPFIACVNMIFWLILVVWITGQPAVIADLFPGPIYYLALISLIFGNGAAIYMNLIAIREDDRSELFWPALAVPLYWVMMSVAAIKGMWQLILNPSYWEKTFHGLASTPSKESGTAADAERDADDTADSEGAT
- a CDS encoding DUF2599 domain-containing protein, translating into MGTLGVLGCALVSVAGCGPGDDAGEASAVRPTSTTPTVSSTIAGPVGQGTPSTTPVLPPPYVDFVEWVTTAVGPSLQVHPTAAGRRTDNPRGADIAWAEVLRLEPDADTPGMRAQFDCHWDFARAVEPDKPSWNLEPSRPVVTDQVMIETRCNPGAPEE
- a CDS encoding metal ABC transporter permease, yielding MTVGSPLAATQIEISRLWDLDSTAELLGRGFVQQSLIAIALLGLLGGILGPLIIARQMSFAVHGVSELSVTGAAAALLLGVSINVGGVIGAVIVAAVFGFMGNRARERDSVIGVVMAFGLGLGVLFLSLYGSARTGFAMLTGQVVSVGTGGLTAIAITTVVVVAGMAVIYRPLLFASLDPRVALAHGVPIRTLSVVFAVLMGLACAQGVQIIGALLVMSLMITPAAAAARLTANPTRVLVLSVVFAEVASVGGLIVSLAPGLPVSVFVTTISFVIYVICRWIGHRRQFVTR
- a CDS encoding beta-mannosidase; this encodes MRPRNPSRLLVLVLCGLVLAACAQPGVGDPVRTSTADDFGGRVSTTPGGLRLDGAPWWPAGLDAYQLGTDWSVNKGCGAEVDLDDYFARLPERSLTRFNLFAAFAVDKNTAMINFAPLDAVFAAAERHDQMVLPVLTSNEGACEDDVFKPRSWYQDGWRTTTSSGKLTYQQWVGMAIERWHDEHALAGWEPIGEPETSDCPAGTGAGGCEWQQRTCHSGAGQVLRRFFDDVGAKIRSLDDRHPIFSGLVGGDQCGTEGADYATVAASAGVDVLDFHDYDERSTMPGQGDQSLEARLETARRLGKPLMVNEIGIHAGSCLDLTERASRFRAKIEAQRDAGTAGALLWAFVPDPRKSSCSFDIGPDDPAWSVIRQNSR
- a CDS encoding metal ABC transporter ATP-binding protein, which gives rise to MAHPDPVTEPRREPASDTVARFDHARLGFGSRVLWDDLTLRISRGEFIAVLGPNGSGKTSFLRCLLGQYALDAGALSVTDAIGYIPQQHADDSDPMAMRGRDLVGFGVDGGRWGVGLRGRARRRRLVDAALAEVGATAYAEAPMGLLSGGEQQRLRVAQALTGDPTLLLCDEPLSSLDPSNQQLVVELIDERRRNAETAVVFVTHEINPILPYVDRVLYLVGGRFRIGTPDEVMTTETLSNLYGSDVEVLRVHGRLLVIGGEDAHHCDHRPEPPTVPGHDGERAAQQ
- a CDS encoding metal ABC transporter solute-binding protein, Zn/Mn family, encoding MRRTLAAAVALIGASALALAGCSGDDSGGGSASGTPTVVTSTNVWGSVASAVAGDKATVTSLYTNAEGDPHEFEPSASDTASVADADVVVLNGGHYDAYMESAIEGTDVTSVNAFEILEGDSHDHAAGDDHDHSSMNEHVFYDLEVVGQVATKVGDALAEKDPANADTFRANAQAFTTKIDGLREKLAAIKTAHDGTKVAQTEPLAGYLLDEAGLVDVAPAGFTQSVEEGQSPSAADRAAMEDLLTSRTVHAFIYNTQASDSVTEALRATADSAKVPVVEFTETLPDGTTDYIAWQTGQIDALSSALDAHAAN